Proteins encoded together in one Mauremys reevesii isolate NIE-2019 linkage group 11, ASM1616193v1, whole genome shotgun sequence window:
- the LOC120374451 gene encoding anterior gradient protein 3-like, which produces MHSIQLLCSLLLCNALVVAAQRKLQKDPEQEEQEEEENVMRIRMPQTLSRGWGDEIEWVQTYEEALTRSRNSKKPLMVIHHLEECPYSQALKKAFVSSPEIQKMAQEDFIMLNLVHSSTDDNMAPDGHYVPRILFVDPSMTVRADLTGKYKNRMYAYEPEDISNLIENMRRAKTLLHTEL; this is translated from the exons ATGCACTCCATTCAGTTACTGTGTTCTCTCCTCCTCTGCAATGCCCTGGTGGTAGCTGCCCAGAGAAAACTACAGAAGGACCCTgagcaggaggagcaggaggaggaggagaacgtCATGCGGATAAGGATGCCTCAAACTCTCTCCCGAG GATGGGGTGATGAAATTGAATGGGTTCAGACATATGAAGAAGCTTTAACTAGATCAAGAAACAG CAAGAAACCTCTGATGGTCATCCACCACTTAGAAGAATGCCCTTATAGCCAAG ctttaaaGAAAGCTTTTGTTTCCAGCCCAGAGATCCAAAAAATGGCTCAAGAGGATTTTATTATGCTTAACCTGGTG CATTCGAGCACAGATGACAACATGGCCCCCGATGGCCACTATGTCCCTAGGATCCTCTTTGTTG ATCCCTCTATGACAGTTCGAGCCGATCTGACAGGAAAGTATAAGAACAGAATGTATGCATATGAACCAGAAGATATTTCAAACT TGATTGAAAACATGAGACGAGCAAAGACACTTCTCCATACAGAACTATGA